In Phaeobacter sp. A36a-5a, a single genomic region encodes these proteins:
- the hmpA gene encoding NO-inducible flavohemoprotein, with the protein MAQPLSEQTKAIVTATVPALEAHGGAIVAQMYERLLADAEIRALFNQSHQQNGSSQHAALANAILGYARNIDNLGALSGVVERIVNKHVSLQIKPAHYAHVATALLGAIEAVLGDAATPEVLDAWGAAYWFLADLLIAAESRMYEEIAAAEGGWEGWRDFAITGILRESASVKSFVLRPVDGGAVLRHKPGQYLSFDFDSPETGKARRNYSISCAPNGEYYRISVKQEPGGVISGWLHEVAAEGTILRVAAPAGDFYLKDQAEAEVVLLSAGVGLTPMVAMLESLAANDRSATYLHAAVDGDNLAMEGLSKSLAKRSVIFLETPSEADRAAARYDVEGRITPDWLAANTNTAVSDYYICGPKGFMAMAIAGLRAANVDMERIHYEFFGPAEDLGVA; encoded by the coding sequence AGACCAAGGCGATTGTGACCGCAACCGTTCCCGCGCTGGAGGCCCATGGTGGCGCCATCGTTGCGCAGATGTATGAGCGCCTGTTGGCGGATGCGGAAATCCGCGCCCTGTTCAACCAGTCACATCAGCAGAACGGGTCCAGCCAGCACGCGGCGCTGGCCAATGCGATCCTGGGCTACGCCCGCAATATCGACAATCTGGGCGCGCTGAGCGGCGTGGTGGAGCGGATCGTCAACAAACATGTCAGCCTGCAGATCAAGCCCGCGCATTACGCCCATGTGGCGACCGCGCTGCTGGGGGCGATCGAGGCGGTGCTGGGCGATGCGGCAACGCCGGAGGTGCTGGACGCCTGGGGGGCCGCCTATTGGTTCCTTGCCGATCTGCTGATCGCGGCGGAAAGCAGGATGTATGAGGAGATTGCCGCAGCGGAGGGCGGCTGGGAGGGCTGGCGCGATTTTGCCATCACCGGGATCCTGCGCGAGAGCGCTTCGGTCAAATCCTTTGTCCTGCGGCCGGTGGATGGCGGTGCGGTGCTGCGGCACAAGCCGGGGCAATATCTGTCCTTTGATTTCGATAGCCCCGAGACCGGCAAGGCGCGGCGGAACTATTCGATCTCCTGCGCGCCGAACGGGGAATACTACCGGATCTCGGTCAAGCAGGAGCCGGGTGGCGTGATCAGCGGCTGGCTGCATGAGGTCGCGGCGGAGGGCACCATCCTGCGCGTGGCGGCCCCGGCGGGGGATTTCTATCTGAAGGATCAGGCGGAGGCGGAGGTGGTGCTGCTGTCGGCCGGTGTCGGGCTGACGCCTATGGTCGCCATGCTGGAGAGCCTGGCCGCGAATGATCGCAGCGCCACCTATCTGCACGCGGCGGTCGATGGCGATAATCTGGCGATGGAGGGGCTGAGCAAATCGTTGGCGAAACGCAGTGTGATCTTCCTCGAAACGCCGAGCGAGGCTGACCGCGCCGCCGCGCGTTATGATGTGGAAGGGCGGATCACCCCGGACTGGCTGGCGGCGAATACCAATACCGCCGTTTCGGACTATTACATCTGTGGGCCAAAGGGATTCATGGCGATGGCCATCGCGGGTCTGCGGGCGGCGAATGTCGATATGGAGCGGATCCATTATGAGTTCTTTGGTCCGGCGGAAGATCTGGGTGTCGCCTGA
- a CDS encoding universal stress protein codes for MQRRTSLFILSKDTRDETITAAAEAAAEQEAHLACLLLEALPGPPSFAFGHSGYAALVASDGPLERLRQNKAAAKKRVDDIETLLARSNCPGDVQFAVWSGNDIGLVAARRALTCDIAQIADDLTDPDPVFREATYGILFQSPVPLMLNGSPFAHRDRIFLAWDSSLSAARAAHAALPYLRKASEVIIGCIDSDLSHGRDGEDPGTDIAAWLSHHGCAVTLSQFASNGQEIGTSIQSRAREIGADLVVMGAYGHSRMRQAMFGGTTRTMLQQTELPIFLAH; via the coding sequence ATGCAACGCAGAACATCCCTCTTCATCCTCAGCAAAGACACCCGCGACGAGACCATCACCGCCGCCGCCGAGGCCGCCGCCGAACAGGAGGCGCATCTCGCCTGCCTGTTGCTGGAGGCGCTGCCCGGTCCGCCCAGTTTCGCCTTTGGCCACTCCGGTTACGCCGCCCTGGTTGCCTCGGACGGTCCGTTGGAACGCCTGCGGCAGAACAAGGCCGCCGCCAAGAAACGTGTCGACGACATCGAGACGCTGCTGGCCCGCAGCAACTGCCCCGGCGACGTGCAGTTCGCGGTCTGGTCGGGCAATGATATCGGTCTGGTCGCCGCACGGCGGGCGCTGACCTGCGACATTGCCCAGATCGCCGACGATCTGACCGACCCGGATCCCGTGTTCCGCGAAGCCACCTATGGCATCCTGTTCCAGTCCCCGGTGCCGCTGATGCTGAACGGCAGCCCCTTTGCCCACCGCGACCGCATTTTCCTCGCCTGGGACAGCAGCCTGTCAGCGGCGCGCGCCGCCCATGCCGCCCTGCCCTATCTGCGCAAGGCCAGCGAGGTGATCATCGGCTGCATCGACTCCGATCTGTCCCATGGCCGCGATGGCGAGGATCCCGGCACCGATATCGCCGCCTGGCTCAGCCACCATGGCTGCGCCGTCACCCTGTCGCAATTTGCCAGCAACGGGCAGGAAATCGGCACCAGCATCCAGTCGCGGGCGCGCGAAATCGGCGCCGATCTGGTGGTGATGGGGGCTTATGGCCACTCTCGTATGCGTCAGGCGATGTTCGGCGGCACCACGCGCACGATGCTCCAGCAGACAGAGCTGCCGATCTTCCTCGCCCATTAA
- a CDS encoding ATP-grasp domain-containing protein — translation MNIILFAPPKILLQHSVTDWVEAIGPASIILTCASAKAALMDSFPEGLDIRFFQNFNDNAEVELAAIEIARGLADPVCVALAEIDVLRAARVNDYLGVSTDAAVQLDAYRDKYAMKTRAREAGLPVSDMAVVRNAMDIRGFIDSWGYPVVLKPRDGRGSNGVCVIRGADDLAGWLARQDSTTFYNTMIERFVAGDHYIVNGLYVDGRPIVISPVRVLTSALDFLGGRSHDLHMLEPTTPLRDRLVAYSRHLVEEVMPSPPTLLFHLEVFVSPDGTIVLGEIASRLGGVFFNQEMTEAWGLDPRMTYLRAMRDPGFENTARPEPMQEPVRLVGQLCVPPRDGVLRTVPERCPFEFVRAYRMSGVAGRQYGQMAYTNAEILNAIVEGDSEAELRARLRQLEDWFHSACQWETSAAA, via the coding sequence ATGAATATCATTCTCTTTGCGCCGCCAAAAATCCTTTTACAGCATAGTGTTACCGATTGGGTTGAGGCGATTGGGCCAGCCAGCATCATCCTGACCTGCGCCAGTGCCAAAGCGGCGTTGATGGACAGCTTTCCCGAGGGGCTGGATATCCGCTTCTTTCAGAATTTCAATGATAACGCGGAGGTGGAGCTGGCGGCGATCGAGATCGCGCGCGGCCTTGCGGATCCGGTCTGTGTCGCGCTGGCGGAGATTGACGTGCTGCGCGCCGCGCGGGTGAATGACTACCTCGGCGTGTCGACGGATGCTGCGGTGCAGCTCGACGCCTATCGCGACAAATACGCGATGAAGACCCGCGCGCGGGAGGCAGGGCTGCCGGTCAGCGACATGGCGGTGGTGCGCAATGCGATGGATATCCGCGGATTTATCGACAGCTGGGGGTATCCGGTTGTTCTGAAGCCCCGCGACGGGCGCGGATCAAACGGGGTCTGCGTGATCCGCGGGGCCGACGATCTGGCGGGATGGCTGGCGCGGCAGGACAGTACAACGTTTTACAACACGATGATCGAGCGGTTTGTCGCCGGGGATCATTATATCGTCAACGGGCTCTATGTGGATGGGCGCCCGATTGTGATTTCGCCGGTGCGGGTGCTGACCTCGGCGCTGGATTTCCTCGGCGGGCGTTCACATGATCTGCATATGCTGGAGCCGACGACGCCGCTGCGCGATCGGCTGGTGGCCTATTCCCGCCATCTGGTCGAAGAGGTGATGCCCTCGCCGCCGACGCTGTTGTTCCATCTTGAGGTCTTTGTCAGCCCGGATGGCACCATTGTCCTGGGCGAGATCGCCTCGCGGCTGGGCGGGGTGTTCTTCAACCAGGAAATGACCGAGGCTTGGGGATTGGATCCGCGCATGACCTATCTGCGGGCGATGCGGGATCCGGGGTTTGAGAACACGGCACGGCCTGAGCCGATGCAGGAGCCCGTGCGGCTGGTTGGCCAGCTCTGCGTGCCGCCGCGCGACGGTGTGCTGCGCACGGTGCCGGAGCGCTGCCCGTTCGAGTTCGTGCGTGCCTATCGGATGAGCGGCGTGGCGGGGCGGCAGTATGGTCAGATGGCCTATACCAATGCCGAGATCCTGAACGCCATCGTCGAGGGCGACAGCGAGGCGGAGCTGCGCGCGCGGCTGCGGCAGCTGGAGGATTGGTTCCACAGTGCCTGCCAATGGGAGACCAGCGCCGCGGCCTGA
- a CDS encoding FAD/NAD(P)-binding protein, with product MKIAVLGAGYAGVSVLENLVATLPDLSALSVDVFDKSRSFGPGVAYQEDAETNLLNRPLKLMYLARRNDFRDWLRQTGATEAAADEDGFLQRALFGRFLQSQFDALSGRVRTAGGRIRMIGAEVETIAPSPRADALYRLGWMGSVSDYDAVYLCLGTNLEADPYGLGGTPGYFRAPYPAARLKALTRLRVGILGCRLTAYDVALGVNGRRMLMTSRRAGLPKAVTAYRPVTLHHLTPAGLAALRNGPDGGRISLSAVMELFEAEMQHQGVDVSFADLLRGVDSADNDLVSSILAETNMLIPQLWASLSDRAKAAFLRHFHRLWSNMRVPISRTNADRIAMLQASGALSHRSGLRNVSFRNGRYRMEFADGIAEVDAVINATGLQRGLDESNPLIRSLLAQGFAERDATGGIKVQLEDCRVLTRDGRPSPGLFALGQLTCGTFYMVNNIDVIHHQARIATASALAPADILRSVG from the coding sequence ATGAAAATTGCTGTTCTCGGCGCGGGCTATGCCGGTGTCTCGGTCCTGGAGAATCTGGTCGCCACCCTGCCTGATCTGTCGGCGCTGTCGGTGGATGTCTTTGACAAGAGCCGCAGTTTTGGTCCCGGCGTGGCCTATCAGGAGGATGCCGAGACCAATCTGCTCAACCGGCCGCTGAAGCTGATGTATCTGGCGCGCCGCAATGATTTCCGCGACTGGCTGCGCCAGACCGGGGCGACGGAGGCGGCAGCGGATGAGGATGGTTTCCTACAGCGCGCCCTGTTCGGGCGGTTCCTGCAAAGCCAGTTCGATGCGCTGAGCGGTCGGGTGCGCACCGCGGGGGGGCGGATCCGCATGATTGGCGCCGAGGTGGAGACGATTGCCCCCAGCCCGCGCGCCGATGCGCTCTACCGTCTGGGCTGGATGGGCAGCGTGTCCGATTATGATGCAGTTTACCTGTGTCTGGGCACCAATCTGGAGGCCGACCCCTATGGGCTGGGCGGCACGCCGGGCTATTTCCGCGCGCCCTATCCGGCGGCCCGCCTGAAGGCGCTGACCCGTTTGCGGGTGGGCATTCTGGGCTGTCGGCTGACCGCCTATGATGTGGCGCTTGGGGTGAATGGCCGACGGATGCTGATGACCTCGCGCCGGGCGGGGCTGCCCAAGGCGGTGACGGCCTATCGCCCGGTGACGCTGCACCATCTGACGCCGGCCGGTCTGGCGGCGCTGCGCAACGGCCCGGATGGCGGGCGGATTTCGCTGTCGGCGGTGATGGAGCTGTTTGAGGCAGAGATGCAGCATCAGGGGGTGGATGTCAGCTTTGCCGATCTGCTGCGCGGCGTTGACAGTGCCGACAATGATCTGGTGTCCAGCATTCTGGCCGAAACCAATATGCTGATACCGCAGCTCTGGGCCAGTCTTTCGGATCGCGCCAAGGCGGCGTTTCTGCGCCATTTCCACCGGCTCTGGTCGAATATGCGGGTGCCGATCTCGCGCACCAATGCCGACCGTATCGCGATGTTGCAGGCCAGTGGCGCGCTCAGCCATCGCAGCGGGCTGCGCAATGTCAGCTTTCGCAATGGCCGCTATCGGATGGAGTTTGCCGATGGCATCGCCGAGGTGGATGCGGTGATCAATGCAACCGGCCTGCAGCGCGGGCTGGACGAGAGCAACCCGCTGATCCGCAGCCTGCTGGCGCAGGGCTTTGCCGAGCGGGACGCAACCGGCGGGATCAAGGTGCAGCTGGAGGATTGCCGGGTTTTGACCCGCGACGGGCGGCCATCGCCGGGCCTGTTTGCGCTGGGGCAGCTGACCTGCGGCACCTTCTATATGGTCAACAACATTGACGTGATCCACCATCAGGCACGCATTGCCACCGCATCGGCGCTGGCGCCGGCGGATATTCTGCGGAGCGTCGGCTGA
- a CDS encoding AbrB family transcriptional regulator, translated as MLRNFAITLLLACAGSALGYLSGLPLGQLLGAAGLVLLACRFGLALATPPAAIVVIQLILGASVGALLNAEMLEGMADLTVLAGLLICMSAQLAAGFTWLYRVEKWTRAESLLGAVPGAMAAVMTLTGEEGKTSAKMVFAHMVRMIALLVAVFLIAGPQEGSQEIAALPDEAATGAGTLAGYAIFLLLAAAAYAAGRVLERFAMPAPYMVTGLILAAGTNLWRGSDPIVVPEPLVLFAMALLGGLIGIRLKDITRSDIASYLRAGLIVTSITFGITVAMASLFSLLTGQPFLVLFMSWVPGGVEVMVATALALGLEPAFVMLNHVLRMSVLHIAPMFMNREMFRSAPDPIQTMTDDR; from the coding sequence ATGCTGCGGAATTTTGCGATCACCCTGCTGCTGGCCTGTGCCGGATCGGCGCTGGGATATCTGAGCGGGCTGCCGCTGGGGCAGCTTCTGGGGGCGGCGGGTCTGGTGCTGCTGGCCTGTCGATTTGGTCTGGCGCTGGCGACACCGCCGGCGGCCATTGTGGTGATCCAGCTGATCCTGGGCGCCAGCGTCGGGGCGCTGCTGAATGCCGAGATGCTGGAGGGCATGGCCGATCTGACCGTGCTTGCGGGGCTTCTGATCTGCATGTCGGCGCAGCTGGCGGCCGGGTTCACCTGGCTGTACCGGGTGGAAAAATGGACCCGCGCCGAGAGCCTCCTTGGGGCGGTGCCCGGCGCCATGGCGGCGGTGATGACCCTGACCGGCGAGGAGGGCAAGACCTCGGCCAAGATGGTCTTTGCCCATATGGTGCGGATGATCGCGCTGCTGGTTGCGGTGTTTCTGATCGCCGGTCCGCAGGAGGGATCGCAGGAGATCGCCGCATTGCCCGACGAGGCCGCCACAGGGGCGGGCACGCTGGCGGGCTACGCGATCTTTCTGCTGCTGGCGGCGGCGGCCTATGCGGCGGGGCGGGTGCTGGAGCGCTTTGCCATGCCGGCGCCCTATATGGTCACCGGTCTGATACTGGCGGCGGGCACCAACCTCTGGCGCGGCAGCGATCCGATCGTGGTGCCGGAACCGCTGGTGTTGTTTGCCATGGCGCTGCTGGGCGGGCTGATCGGCATCCGGCTGAAGGATATCACCCGCAGCGATATCGCAAGCTACCTGCGCGCAGGGCTGATCGTCACCTCGATCACCTTTGGGATCACGGTTGCCATGGCCTCGCTGTTCAGCCTGCTGACCGGTCAGCCGTTCCTGGTGCTGTTCATGTCCTGGGTGCCGGGTGGGGTCGAGGTGATGGTGGCCACCGCGCTGGCGCTGGGTCTGGAGCCTGCCTTTGTGATGCTGAACCATGTGCTGCGCATGTCGGTGCTGCATATCGCGCCGATGTTCATGAACCGCGAGATGTTCCGATCCGCGCCTGATCCAATCCAAACGATGACAGATGACAGATGA
- a CDS encoding ATP-grasp domain-containing protein has protein sequence MSEPQRNILMIGGRDHTFVRIGEMGLRYSALQIRSHLTELLLDQAETVVVTDYEDVKTSVALARALHRKTPFDAVFSFAEYGFLTAAHIAEALDLPSNCQVPTVRLTRNKRRMRETLRAAGIEDVPFARVRTVAEIAGFVARHGDSIVKPAEGGGSEGVHFVDDSTDIQTALSHALQAGREELIAEAFIPGPEYSVETMSVGGRHRVLQITEKTTSGAPYFIESGHVQPAALSAADEARIAERVQALLEAVGYRTGPAHTEVKLHDGAVYIIETQTRNGGDQIWELTLETTGADVFKETFAAVLGLAYDAPPPSTAAMAIRYMLAQDRTLDAITGLDCAASSEGVARVHSSAKPGTRYDAVLSAASRVAYVLARGDSREQALAHAEAAVARIALR, from the coding sequence ATGTCTGAACCGCAACGCAATATCCTGATGATTGGCGGTCGCGATCACACCTTTGTCCGTATCGGCGAGATGGGGCTGCGCTACAGCGCGCTTCAGATCCGGTCCCATCTGACCGAGCTGCTGCTTGACCAGGCCGAAACCGTGGTGGTGACCGATTACGAGGATGTGAAAACCAGCGTCGCGCTGGCCCGCGCTCTGCATCGCAAGACGCCGTTTGATGCGGTGTTCTCCTTTGCCGAATATGGGTTTCTGACCGCCGCGCATATCGCCGAGGCGCTGGATCTGCCGAGCAATTGCCAGGTGCCGACGGTCCGGCTGACGCGCAACAAACGACGGATGCGCGAGACGCTGCGGGCGGCGGGTATCGAGGATGTGCCCTTTGCCCGCGTGCGCACGGTGGCGGAGATCGCCGGGTTTGTGGCGCGCCATGGCGACAGCATCGTCAAACCGGCCGAGGGCGGCGGCAGCGAGGGGGTTCATTTCGTTGATGACTCCACCGATATTCAGACCGCATTGTCCCATGCGTTGCAGGCGGGCCGCGAGGAGCTGATCGCCGAGGCGTTTATTCCCGGGCCGGAATACAGTGTCGAAACCATGTCGGTTGGCGGTCGTCACCGGGTGCTTCAGATCACCGAGAAGACCACCAGCGGCGCGCCCTATTTCATCGAGAGCGGCCATGTGCAGCCCGCCGCCCTGAGTGCAGCTGATGAGGCCAGAATTGCCGAGCGGGTTCAGGCGCTGCTGGAGGCGGTCGGTTACCGGACTGGCCCGGCCCATACCGAGGTAAAGCTGCACGACGGGGCGGTCTATATCATCGAGACCCAGACCCGCAACGGCGGTGACCAGATCTGGGAGCTGACCCTGGAAACCACCGGTGCCGATGTGTTCAAGGAGACCTTTGCCGCGGTGCTCGGGCTTGCCTATGATGCGCCGCCGCCCTCCACCGCGGCGATGGCCATCCGCTACATGCTGGCACAGGACCGCACATTGGATGCGATCACCGGGCTTGATTGCGCCGCCAGTTCCGAAGGTGTGGCGCGGGTGCATTCCTCTGCCAAACCGGGCACCCGCTATGATGCGGTGCTGTCTGCGGCCTCTCGGGTTGCCTATGTGCTGGCGCGCGGTGACAGCCGCGAGCAGGCGCTGGCCCATGCCGAGGCCGCCGTGGCCCGGATCGCGCTGAGGTAA
- the dmpG gene encoding 4-hydroxy-2-oxovalerate aldolase encodes MAIAIHDPTLRDGNHAIAHALSLDDIAAYCRTVDGCGLAVVEVGHGNGLGASSLQLGMARHADIEMLETARANLSQTKLGIHAIPGFAKISDIKSAIGAGVDVFRIASHCTEGDLTQSYIEYARSQDKYVQGVLMMTHMAPADVLLAQARRQVSYGANAIVLMDSAGNYDPRDTSEKIGVLAAELEVPVGFHAHNNLGLAIANSIAAAEAGATILDGTMRGFGAGAGNTQLEVLCAVLERYGFETGTDVFALCEAVEALPELPPVQRRTIVGTSNLISGIYGVCAGFEKHVTRAAQDFGVAPRFIYEELSRCNAVAGQEDLIISAAARLARTAAPALEGVDA; translated from the coding sequence ATGGCCATTGCCATTCACGACCCTACCCTGCGCGACGGCAATCATGCCATTGCCCATGCGCTGAGCCTTGACGATATTGCCGCCTATTGCCGGACCGTGGATGGCTGCGGCCTGGCGGTGGTCGAGGTCGGCCATGGCAACGGGCTGGGGGCCTCCTCGTTGCAGCTGGGCATGGCGCGCCATGCCGATATCGAGATGCTGGAAACCGCCCGCGCCAATCTCAGCCAGACCAAGCTGGGCATTCATGCGATCCCCGGTTTTGCCAAGATCTCGGACATCAAATCGGCCATCGGCGCCGGGGTGGATGTGTTTCGCATCGCCTCGCATTGCACCGAAGGCGATCTGACCCAGAGCTACATCGAATATGCCCGCAGCCAGGACAAATATGTTCAGGGTGTGCTGATGATGACCCATATGGCGCCTGCGGATGTGCTGCTGGCGCAGGCGCGGCGGCAGGTGTCCTATGGCGCCAATGCCATTGTCCTGATGGATTCCGCAGGCAATTACGACCCCCGCGACACAAGCGAGAAGATCGGCGTTCTGGCGGCTGAGCTGGAGGTGCCGGTGGGGTTCCACGCGCATAACAATCTGGGACTGGCGATTGCCAATTCCATTGCCGCCGCCGAAGCGGGCGCAACCATTCTGGATGGCACCATGCGCGGGTTTGGTGCCGGGGCCGGCAATACCCAGCTGGAGGTGCTTTGTGCGGTGCTGGAGCGCTACGGGTTTGAGACCGGAACCGATGTCTTTGCGCTCTGCGAGGCGGTGGAAGCGCTGCCCGAGCTGCCGCCGGTGCAGCGGCGCACCATCGTGGGCACCTCTAACCTGATCAGCGGCATCTACGGCGTCTGTGCCGGTTTTGAAAAACATGTGACCCGCGCGGCGCAGGATTTCGGCGTTGCACCACGGTTCATCTACGAAGAGCTGTCGCGCTGCAACGCCGTGGCCGGGCAGGAGGATCTGATCATCTCGGCGGCGGCGCGGCTGGCCCGGACGGCGGCACCCGCATTGGAAGGAGTGGACGCATGA
- a CDS encoding acetaldehyde dehydrogenase (acetylating): MKLRTAIIGSGNIGCDVLCKVQRSALLECTLFAGRNAASPGLALARSRGIPVTDRGAEGLFAALDSFDLVFDATSSAAHQAHAPALQAAGKVLINLTPAPNGALCVPSLNGDALLAAGNINMITCGGQASIPIAQAMTAANPAIHYLEVVSSISAESAGPATRLNLNHYIETTEDALRQFTGCNRVKAILNINPAKPNVYMQTAISALAEQHDLEATRSAIAGAVARLRAAVPGYDVIVEPHVTGDRLFTMVRVTGAGDYLDPSAGNLDIITAAATRMAEAIARDRTARDSHPPVAQPMESVA; this comes from the coding sequence ATGAAACTGAGAACCGCCATCATAGGCAGCGGCAATATTGGCTGTGACGTGCTGTGCAAGGTGCAGCGTTCCGCGCTGCTGGAGTGCACCCTGTTTGCCGGGCGCAATGCGGCATCGCCGGGGCTGGCGCTGGCCCGAAGCCGTGGCATCCCGGTGACTGATCGCGGGGCGGAGGGGCTGTTTGCCGCGCTCGACAGTTTTGATCTGGTGTTCGACGCCACCTCCTCGGCGGCGCATCAGGCCCATGCCCCGGCTTTGCAGGCGGCGGGCAAGGTGCTGATCAACCTGACCCCGGCTCCCAATGGTGCGCTCTGCGTGCCGTCGCTGAACGGCGATGCGCTGCTGGCGGCGGGCAATATCAACATGATCACCTGCGGCGGGCAGGCCTCGATCCCGATTGCCCAGGCGATGACGGCGGCGAACCCGGCGATCCACTATCTGGAGGTGGTGTCCTCGATCAGTGCCGAAAGCGCAGGGCCGGCCACGCGGCTGAACCTCAATCACTATATCGAAACCACCGAAGACGCGCTGCGGCAGTTCACCGGCTGCAACCGGGTGAAGGCGATCCTGAACATCAACCCGGCAAAGCCGAACGTCTATATGCAGACCGCAATCTCCGCGCTGGCAGAGCAGCATGATCTGGAGGCCACCCGGAGCGCTATCGCCGGGGCGGTGGCGCGGTTGCGCGCGGCGGTGCCGGGCTATGACGTGATCGTTGAGCCGCATGTTACCGGGGATAGGCTGTTCACCATGGTGCGGGTCACCGGGGCCGGAGATTATCTGGATCCGTCGGCGGGCAATCTGGATATCATCACCGCCGCCGCCACGCGGATGGCCGAGGCCATTGCCCGTGACCGCACCGCGCGGGACAGCCACCCGCCGGTGGCGCAGCCGATGGAGAGCGTGGCGTGA
- a CDS encoding aminotransferase class I/II-fold pyridoxal phosphate-dependent enzyme, translating into MPDLPALHRDTPFCPILALAGRIQSRPDPVVDFSIGVPNFTPPQRVYEAAIAAIRADRCRYGPSRGEAGLIEAYLHYLAQLGLDQFGAENIAVGQGGKHLLYALFQVLFQPGDTVVIPAPCWPTYFDIARLSGVEVRTPYCGLHQGYKLDPATLEAALGGRPRALVLNNPSNPTGAVYSRSELAALAEVLRRHDVWIISDDVYQRFVYADEPCPHLLEIAPDLASRIIKVDSISKLYGMPGWRAGLLAAPTEVAAAVATLNSNSISNMPPVVAAAAAEALAGDQGFSQRMTEGYRMRRDLLLTAFDSAPQIRCARPGGAFYLFPDISRVFGTLHRGRMISTDEDLCNLLLEEYGVAAVPGRHFGAPDNIRLSYAIDADQVRLGASQILRCLAELEDTAAARHTARPPVMEVVS; encoded by the coding sequence ATGCCTGATCTGCCCGCGCTTCACCGCGACACGCCCTTCTGTCCGATTCTGGCGCTGGCCGGACGGATCCAGAGCCGCCCTGACCCGGTGGTCGATTTCTCTATCGGGGTGCCCAATTTCACACCGCCGCAGCGGGTTTACGAGGCGGCGATTGCCGCGATCCGTGCCGATCGCTGCCGCTATGGTCCGAGCCGGGGCGAGGCCGGGCTGATCGAGGCCTATCTGCACTATCTGGCTCAGCTGGGGCTGGATCAGTTCGGCGCGGAGAATATTGCCGTGGGACAGGGCGGCAAGCATCTGCTTTATGCGCTGTTTCAGGTGCTGTTCCAGCCCGGCGATACCGTGGTCATCCCGGCGCCCTGCTGGCCGACCTATTTCGACATTGCCCGGCTCAGCGGGGTTGAGGTGCGCACGCCCTATTGCGGGCTGCATCAGGGGTACAAGCTGGACCCCGCGACGCTGGAGGCGGCCTTGGGTGGGCGGCCTCGGGCGCTGGTGCTGAACAACCCGTCCAACCCCACCGGCGCGGTCTACAGCAGATCGGAGCTGGCGGCGCTGGCCGAGGTGCTGCGGCGCCATGATGTGTGGATCATCAGCGACGATGTCTACCAGCGCTTTGTCTATGCCGACGAGCCGTGCCCGCATCTGCTGGAGATCGCGCCCGATCTGGCGTCGCGGATCATCAAGGTGGACAGTATTTCAAAGCTATACGGGATGCCGGGATGGCGCGCGGGTCTGCTGGCTGCGCCAACAGAGGTGGCGGCGGCGGTTGCCACGCTCAACAGCAACTCGATCTCTAATATGCCGCCGGTGGTGGCCGCTGCCGCGGCGGAGGCGCTGGCGGGCGATCAGGGGTTCTCGCAGCGGATGACCGAGGGCTACCGGATGCGGCGGGATCTTCTGCTCACGGCGTTTGACAGCGCACCGCAGATCCGCTGCGCCCGCCCCGGCGGGGCATTCTACCTGTTCCCCGATATCTCGCGGGTCTTTGGCACCCTGCACCGGGGGCGGATGATCAGCACCGATGAGGATCTCTGCAATCTGCTGCTGGAAGAATATGGCGTGGCTGCTGTTCCCGGTCGTCATTTTGGCGCGCCGGACAATATCCGGCTGTCCTATGCCATCGACGCGGATCAGGTTCGGCTGGGCGCCAGTCAGATCCTGCGGTGCCTGGCAGAGCTGGAGGACACAGCGGCAGCGCGGCACACCGCCCGGCCGCCGGTGATGGAAGTCGTTTCCTGA